From Saprospiraceae bacterium, one genomic window encodes:
- a CDS encoding DUF4249 domain-containing protein: MKFRLYIGFLLILGCLACEEEFIPDGTNVNPQLVIEAYLEKSNEGFPFYLILTKTTAFYDKFSADRIQDLFIKADSAFIEVNSERILLDELCLNDLPPDLKKLALDRLGLNPDSVAIDICIYTDLSGTLQPSEGNIYQLKVYVKDEIVSAQTTIPSLVPLDSIWFEDVPGKKLDSFLQLFCKIKDTPNVSNYYRFFTAGQNENLIAGFTSVTDDYFFDGQEFKFTLQKATVPGSSFSDTTGYFKLGDTIRVKWCTIDKDHFDFWNTLEVSRTRQGPFSSYVRIKSNIVGGLGIFGGQHCKYYSVVVKK; the protein is encoded by the coding sequence ATGAAATTTAGATTGTATATCGGTTTTTTATTGATTTTAGGATGTTTGGCATGCGAGGAAGAATTTATACCTGATGGTACAAATGTAAATCCTCAGCTTGTAATTGAAGCATATCTTGAAAAATCAAATGAAGGATTTCCTTTCTATTTAATATTAACAAAAACGACTGCATTTTACGATAAATTTTCTGCAGATAGAATACAAGATTTATTTATAAAAGCAGATAGCGCATTTATTGAAGTAAATAGTGAAAGAATTTTATTGGATGAATTATGTTTGAATGACCTACCACCTGACTTAAAGAAATTGGCTCTTGATAGATTGGGATTAAATCCGGATAGTGTGGCAATCGACATTTGCATTTATACAGATTTGTCAGGCACCTTGCAACCATCTGAAGGAAATATATATCAACTGAAAGTGTATGTTAAAGATGAAATAGTGAGTGCTCAGACCACCATTCCATCCCTTGTACCACTTGACTCCATTTGGTTTGAGGATGTTCCGGGAAAGAAATTAGATTCTTTTTTGCAGTTATTTTGCAAAATTAAGGACACGCCAAATGTTTCAAATTATTATAGATTTTTTACCGCAGGTCAAAATGAAAATCTGATCGCAGGATTTACATCTGTAACAGATGATTATTTTTTTGACGGGCAAGAGTTTAAATTTACACTTCAAAAGGCTACTGTTCCTGGTTCATCTTTTTCAGACACTACTGGATATTTTAAATTAGGCGATACCATTCGAGTCAAGTGGTGTACTATCGATAAAGATCATTTTGATTTTTGGAACACGCTCGAGGTAAGTAGAACTAGACAAGGACCTTTTTCATCTTATGTGAGAATCAAATCAAACATTGTGGGTGGA